The sequence below is a genomic window from Limnochordia bacterium.
AGCAGGAATTAGTCAGGTATGCCAAGAGACCGGGGTCAAATTGCAGAGACTCAGCCCTGGAGAAGAGGTCAGCGTTGATGATGGGAAAATGGTACGCCGGGTGGTTGTGGCAAGGCCAGTTGTAGAATCGGATCAAATAATAAATGTAGCCAAACTGAAGACCCATGGTTTAATGGGTTTTACCGGTGCGGTAAAAAATCTCTTTGGTTGCGTTCCCGGTAGTGATAAGGCTACGCTTCACTTTCGTTTATCCCACCGGGATCACTTTGCCGAAATGCTAGTGGATTTGTACCTGCTCATCAAGCCTCGACTATCGATTATCGATGGGATTGTGGGTATGGAGGGTCAAGGACCTCGGCAGGGAAATCCCCGTCCCCTTGGGGTGCTCATCGCGGGTACAGACGCCGTTGCAGTTGATGCCGTTGCCTGTGCAGTAGTGGGGATCGATCCCATGTCTATTCCTACTATCTATTTGGCCGACAGTAGAGGGGTTGGACAGGGGAGATTGGAGAATATTAGGATTATTGGAGCAAACCTAGACGATGTACAGGTCAATGATTTTAGAAAAGCAGATACCCAGGCAACCTTACGGGGCATACCGCAACCAGTAATGACATTGTTGCGCAAGCAACTTACATCAAGACCGTACATTATTGAGGAAAAATGCGTCGGTTGCGGTATATGTGTCCATTGTTGTCCGGCAGATACCATATTGCTCGAAAAGACAGCCCGCATAGTAGATTCTCAGTGTATTCGTTGTTATTGCTGTCATGAGCTTTGTCCCCAAGATGCGGTGGGCCTTGTTCCAGGGTTTCTTCAACGAGTCATTGGCTTATTTAGATAAAAGGTATGCGACCGGGTGTGGTCGCATACCTTAAAAAGCAACTTAATTACATTTCAGCTGGATTATGTGCGCTGGATATTTTGCTACCCTGTGCGTCTGGCTCGAGGCCAAAGCGAGGCTTCTGTCCGCTTGCGGCTTGGTTCATCAAGGATTGCTCGGCAGCAGCAATCATCCTACGAACCATATGTCCACCAACGGCACCACACTCTCGAGAAGAGATGTTGCCCCAGTACCCCGACTGATACTCAGGGTTAATCCCAAGCTCCGATGCAACCTCGTACTTGAACTGATCAAGAGCCTGCAATGCACCGGTAACTACAGGTTGGTTCCTGCTGGTTTCCTGACCTAATGCCATTTTGTCACCTCCTTTCGGTCTTAGCATTACCAACGTTCTTCAACGCATACGAGTTAATTGTTACCGAAGTTAGGTTCCAAGTGGGTCTTTGGTCACAAAGCAGTAGAACGAAAAGTGGCGGACATACTTTGCACAGACCATTATAGGCTTAGATAATACGTCCTAGCAGACTTCATGTTAGTCGAAGGAGCTGTTGTAGCATTTTCGCATTTTGGACTGCCTTTCCCTGATAATGATTATTCATACTGACATATACCGTATCGGTATGGGCTTTGAGCCTCTCCAGTTTTGGTACCCACTCTCTAAGCTCCTGTTCAGTATATAGGTAATCGTATCTTTGGTAGGATTGCTCGTGCTTGTACCAGTGTTCTTTGTTTCGTCCATGGAATCGAACATACCCAATACTGGTTGTGGCCACAGCCAAGGCAGGTAACAACCCCTTAATCCGGGGTTGATCGACACACACAAAACCCAGTTCGTGCTCCTTGAGGAATTCGAATACGTCCTGTTCCAACCAATGCACATTACGGAACTCCACCATCAATGGCCACTCTGAACCCAGTCTTCTGCGGAGTTGCGCAAGATATAATCGGTTTTCGGGGGTATGGTGGAAACTGTAGGGGAACTGCAGGAGAATACCGGCCAGCTTACCGTCGGTAGCGAGGGGCATGAGTGCATCGGTAAAAACTGTAAGGTCTTCCGTTGAGCAATCTCGGGAGTGGGTCATGGAACTATGTGCCTTTACAGCGAATCGAAAGTGCCCTGGAGTATTGGATGACATCCGTCGTAGCATGTCTTCTTCAGGTAACCGGTAGTAGGTGAAATTCAGCTCTGTAAATGGGAAAAGACGTGTATAGAAAGGCAACATCTGATCGTTTTTCGTACCCTTTGGGTAGACTGGTCCCACCCAGTCTCGATAGCTGTACCCCGACGTGCCGATGTAGATCATCTTTGTCCACCCCGCTTTTTGGCATCAAGCCAATTATACTATACTCACTATGCCAGTAAGTGCCGAAATAGAGGGATAATATGATCTATTGTCTGTCGTTCCTCTACTAAAGGAGCGAAAAGGTCGCCAGTACGTATTAGACGAGGCAAGACAGTAGTGACTGTAAACTGGTTCGGAACGATGGAGTTAAGTTCACGCCACAAAATTGGTGTAGAAACCGGTGCCATAGGTCGAGGACGTACGCTATATGGTGCGACAATGGTCTTCCCCGGCAGATTTTGCAGGTGATCCACATAAACCCGCCCCGTCCTATTTTTCACTAGACGTTCTGTTGTGACCTTGTCAGGGATGGTCTTGACCAGTAGTTGACCGATGTAAGCAACAAAGCTACTTGTAACCTTGTAGCTATACTGCAGGGCAAGTCCTACATAAATATGTAAACCCGTGGCGCCGGAGGTTTTCACATGGCTTACCAGTTGCAGCTGATCCAGTAGTTCTTTGACTAAGAAGGCCACCAAAACAACATCTGAAAAGGTGCAGCCCTCCGCAGGATCAAGGTCAATAATAACCTGGCTAGGGCATTGTGGGTTATCGATCTGTGAGAGCCATGGATGGATTTCGATGACAGCCTGATTGGCAAGCCACGTCAGGCAAGCTCGCTCTTCTGCCAAAATATAGTCAATGTCCCCCGTGTTAGAAGCCACTTGATATGTCCTAATCCAGTCGGGTGCGTAGGCTGGACACTGCTTCTGGTAAAAAAATTTGCTATTAATCCCATTGGGGTACCGGGTTAGGGTGAGGGGCCTTCCCTGCAAATGGGGGAGCATGTATGGGGCAACATCGGTATAGTACTTGATCAGGTGAGCCTTGGTTAGGCCATCTTGTGGCCACAGCTTTTTCTCGATATTGGTGAGGGTAATCCGGCGGCTATCGATTACCGTTACTTGCTTGGTGCCCATAGCTGATTCTCCTGGCATTCTTCCGGTTCTTTATCGGTACGCATTCGTATAAAAACCGGATGACGAAGGTTCCCAGTGGGAGTTACCTCCAAGTACTCGACGGTGCAGACCAGCACGGGTTTGACCCAGTTGGTAGTTCGATCTAGATCCTGAGGGACTATGATTTCTGTTCCTTGGGTCTTGAGTTTGCTCAAAAGAGTAAAGAGGGCTATACGTTGCTGCTCCGTAAAACCGGTACCAACACTTCCAATGTAGCGGAAGCGTGGTGAGGCAAATACAGCTAAAAGCAAAGAAGTAATGGAATCGGATTCAGCGTGATTGGTGTATCCTACAATGACACAGTCGACCTGGTGGGTGGCTCTGCACTTGATCCAATATCTGCTTCTTTGTCCAGGCAGGTAGGGACTGGTTTGTAGCTTGGCCATAGTCCCTTCAAAGGACTGGGACTGGCACGCCTGATGCAACTGTATTCCTGTCTCGAGAATGTATGGTGATATTACGAAATACTGGTTTTCCGGTAGTGATTCGGCAAGGACACACTTACGTTGGATTAACGGTTGGTCCAACAAAGATCGGCCGTTATGATAGAGTATATCAAAGACCACATAGGTGGCTGGAAGTTTAGAACTCATTTGTTTGATCAATCCAGGGTTTCGAGCGATGATGCGCTTTTGCACACCAGAGAATTGCACCTTGCCCTTATGAATGGTGACGATCTCCCCGTCCAAGACCAGGAAAAAACCCTTTACCTTCTCACGCAGGTTTGCCAGTTCTGGAAACAAGGATGTAATATCCCTCAAATTGCGACTTTGCAGTCTGGTGGATTCGCCGACAAAGGCAATACAGCGAATGCCGTCCCACTTCGGTTCAAAAAGGTAATCCGGAGAGTCAAAGGGTTGACCGGGTTGGGCTAGCATAGGCTTGATGGCTAGAGGCAACGCAATATTCATAGGGTTCTTCTCGTGTTGACCGCAGCCTGTTCTTCTTGTACAACCTTAAGACTTTCCTCCAGGGCCTTGAGCAAGTCAACCACTTTCTCCGGCTCTTCGAGGGTGGGGGCTTCATAAACCTCTTGGCCCTCTGCCTTGTTCTTGATTAGTCGCCACAGGGCTTCGCGGTAATCGTCGGTGTATTTTCCCGGATCAAAACTGGCGGATAAGCTGCTGATTAGGCTAATGGCCATCTTTACTTCATTGGGGTGGACTGAGACATCGTTAGGAATGGCTAGTTGCTCGTGGGACCGAACTTCGTCCGGAAAGAACATAGTCTCAAGAATGAGGGTTTTTCCCTGGACGCGTAAGGCGGCGAGGGACTGCTTAGACCGGATGACCAGTTTGGCAATAGCGATCCGGTTTGCCTCGGTCATGGCAATTTGTAGCAAGGCATAGGCCTTGTGGCCTCCGGGATGGGGTTCAAGGTAGTAGGTCTTATTGTAATAGACCGGATCAATCTCTGCTAAGTTCACGAAGTCGATGATGTCTATAGTTTTTGTTGTTTCTCCTGGGATACCATCGAGTTCCTCCTCGGTTAGAATCACGTATTTGCCTGGTTCGTACTCGTAGCCCCGCACGATCTCTTCAGCCGGGACCTCCCGCTGGCAACGGGGACAAGTTTTTTGGTATTTGATGGGGGTATTACATTCACGATGTAGATAGTTGAACTTAATTGATTTATCTTCGGTTGCTGCATACATACTAATTGGGATATTTACCAGACCGAAGCTAATGGCGCCCTTCCATAAACTACGCAAGTCTAATGTCTCCCTCCTAACTCTTATATTATGCCCCTCTGGATCTCTTTCATGCGAAGGTATGAATAGACTAGAAAGAAGGAGAAAACACGAGCAAGAACCAGCATAGGTGTAGCAATGGCCGAATGCTGTGTTTTGACTGGTCTAGGCTATTGGGGTATACTAGGCTTTGCCTTGAGGTTGAAGGCTTTGGGCGAATAGCTCAGCTGGGAGAGCACCTGCCTTACAAGCAGGGGGTCACAGGTTCGAGCCCTGTTTCGCCCACCATATAAAAGTCGCGGAGCCGTGGTGTAGCCTGGTTTAACACGCCGGCCTGTCACGCCGGAGATCGCGGGTTCGAATCCCGTCGGCTCCGCCATTGTGCCGAGATAGCTCAGTCGGTAGAGCAGGGGACTGAAAATCCCCGTGTCCCCAGTTCGATTCTGGGTCTCGGCACCATTTATTTGTACTTTCCTATCTATCCTCTCGTGTTTCCCTTTTGTAAAACGTCCTTTATATTTCGTTCCCTTTTGGAAGACGGCTTGCCCAGAGAATGGGACCGGTGAAACTCTTGTTTCGCTAGGTAGCATATGGTATGATACTGCCATTGATACATGAAAAGCTAGCGGTTGCTGCCAAGTTGCTTAGGCATAATGACCGTGCTGAGTTTAAGATTACTAGGGAGTGAAGGTATTGCCGAAGATTACATTTCTCGGGGCGGGAAGCACAGTATTTGCCAAGAACGTTTTAGGTGATTGCATGCTCACGCCTGCATTGGCCGAATCGGAGTTAGCATTGTATGATATCGATCCCCAACGGCTGGATGACTCTTATCGTATGCTTAGCAACCTGAACAAGAACTTCGGTGAACGGGCGACGATTGTTGCCTATAAGGATCGGAAAGAAGCTCTTGCCGGCGCGGATTATGCGGTTAATGCAATTCAGGTCGGTGGATATGAACCGTGTACGGTTATTGACTTTGAGATTCCGAAGAAATATGGTTTACGACAAACCATTGGAGATACCTTGGGAATCGGTGGCATTTTCCGTGCCCTGCGCACGATTCCAGTTATGTTGGATTTTGCTGCGGATATGGAAGAGGTGTGCCCTGACGCTTGGTTCCTCAACTATACCAATCCAATGAGTATGGTAACGGGAGCAGTGCAGCGGGCGACAAAGGTGAAGACAGTGGGCCTTTGTCATAGCGTTCAAGTCTGTGCATCGGGATTACTCAACTCCCTTGGCATGAGCACCGAAGGGATTCAGTGGAAGATCGCCGGGATTAACCACCAGGCTTGGCTGTTGGAGATTACCAGGGATGGCCAAGACCTCTACCCCGAGATCAAAGAGAGGGCGGCCCAGAAAACAACGCCCCACTGGGATATGGTACGCTACGAAATTATGAAACGTTTTGGTTATTATGTTACTGAATCCAGTGAACATAACGCAGAGTATATGCCCTACTTCATCAAGAGTAAATACCCAGAGTTAATCGAACGGTTTAATATTCCTCTAGATGAGTATCCACGGCGATGCGTCAATCAGATTAAGAGATGGGAGACCATGCGCCAGGACTTGGTGCATAATAAACAGATTACCCATACACGTACAGGGGAATATGCTTCGTACATTATGGAGGCCATTGAACTAGACAAACCATACAAAATTGGTGGTAATGTGCCCAATACGGGATTGATTACAAATTTGCCTAAGGAAGCTTGTGTCGAGGTACCCTGTCTAGTTGATGCCAGTGGAGTCACGCCTTGCTACGTAGGGGATTTACCACCCCAATGTGCGGCGTTGAACCGGACTAACATTAATGTGCAACTGTTAACGATTGAGGCTGCTCTAACCAGGAAGAAGGAGCATGTCTATCAAGCGGCGATGCTTGACCCCCATACTAGTTCGGAACTGAGTATTGATGATATTGTAAGTCTATGTGATGAACTCTTTGAAGCCCACCGGGATTGGCTACCTGAGTATGAATAAGGTCCAAAAGAGAAGAAAAGGCCGAGCACTGCTCGGCCTTTTCTTTATGGTAACACGGTCATAATTTCCCTTGCGATTTCCGGGTAATTGGCGATAAACTTAAGCTCATCGTCGGTAAGTGGTTTTTGGGTGTGAACGTTAGCGTACCTGACTAGATCTAAGATCATTTCTGCCTCCTTATCATCCTTAAACTCGATCTCCAGACGCTGGTATACGTTTCGGAAGCCTTTGATGCCGCTATACTCTCCAGTGGTGATCTGTCGACCGGTCTCGATGATCTCAGGTTCGCCTCGACCGAGTTCTTCGAAATCGAATAACTCATAGTTGCGGCGGTCTTTTAGGGCCCCGTCAACATGGATTCCCGATTCATGGGCAAAGGCGTTGGCTCCCACCGCCACTTGATTGATTGGGATTGGTACACCAAAGCACAAGGAGGCGTACTTGGCGATCCGCCACGCACAGCACAGGTTAATTCTTTCATCCAATTTATACCGGTCACCGAAGTCCTTGGATTTGGTAATGGCTAAAATTGTTGATACTAGGTCTGCGTTTCCGGCCCGCTCCCCGAGACCGTTTACAGTGGTGTTGATGTAGCAGTCAACTCCTGCATCTAGAGCACCCTTTGCTCCGGCGAGGGAACAGGCAACGGCCATGCCAAGATCATTGTGACAATGCATCTCAATTGGCATCTTAGTTTTTGATGCCATGTAATATACCCGTTCGTAGATGGTGAAGGGATTATCGTAGCCGAGGGTGTCGCAGTACCGAAGACGACAAGCACCTGCTTCCTTAGCTGCTAGAGCAAATTCGACGAGGTAATCGAGATCGGTTCGGGAAGCATCTTCAGCGTTTACTCCGATAGTTAGGGCCCCTCGTTGTTTGGCTGTATGCACCGCTTCCACCATCATATCGATAACGTCTTGGCGAGATTTCCTACCTTGGAATTTACCGAACAACATCTGCTCGGACGTGGACATGGACAAGTTTACATGTCTTACTTTCGTTCGATCGAAGGCTTTATCCACGTCTTCTTTAATCGCGCGCAACCATCCTTGCAATAGCATTGGCTTGATTACGCCCATCTCCGCAAGACGTAGATTTGCATTCAGGTAGTTGACCTCATGGCGCGTGACCGGAAACCCGAATTCGCTCTGATAAATTCCCATTTCATTCAGATACAAATTCAGCATGGTTTTCTCCAATTTAGCCAAGCCAAGGCGAGAGGTTTGCACGCCGTCCCTATTTGTGACATCAATAATGTAAATCTTGTTGTTACTTCCCATAATAGATTCGTACCTCCGTAAAACAATAATAAATGCTGGCAGGACAGCTTCATGGTGATAGGTATATATGTTTATCTATTCTATCAGATCCTTTTTAAAGGGTAAATAGGCATTTGCTGAGAAAAAACTCTTTCATGGTTTCTGAGCCTGGGAAAGCGCCTCTGAAGCAGCTAGCCTAAAGCTAATAGGCAAACACCAAACCAGAGTAGCAAGAACAGTGGCTTGAGGGGTTGCATTTGAAAAAGTCCTATGCTATAATCTACTTGCGCTAGGGGAAAAGCGCAGCGAGCGGAAGTAGTTCAGTGGTAGAACACCACCTTGCCAAGGTGGGGGCCGCGGGTTCAAGTCCCGTCTTCCGCTCCATTTTTGTCTATGGCGGCATAGCCAAGTGGTAAGGCAGGGGTCTGCAAAACCCTTATTCCCCAGTTCGAATCTGGGTGCCGCCTCCAAATAATGGGGGAGTAGCTCAGCTGGGAGAGCATCCGCTTGACGTGCGGAAGGTCCACGGTTCGAGCCCGTGCTTCCCCACCATTTTTATGCAGTAGCTTAATAGCTACTTTTTTTATTTTACCCACAAATTGCTGTCTCACCTTGGTTCCCCGAATCCTCTATCCTCGCATAACTCCTAGTTCGCGCACATATACTATACGGTACTTTCAAGAATAGGGAGCGATTCTTGTGGAGCTTGCTAGGGTAGGGACAAGCAAAGCTATTTCTCGAGTGCAACAACGTCTACACCTATTTCGCGATGTACTACAAGGTGATGGGATCAGTGTAGATATCGGTGAGCAGCAATTAGGAAAGTCAGTGTTTTACTGTTGCTACCTAAAAACCAACGGTGTGGCCGAAATCTGCCGGTACCAATTGGCGGAGACCATTGCCGATATCATTACGGAGATTCTTCAAGCAGAGTATATCAGACGCATCCTCCGCTGCCATTATACGGGATTTGACCGGGTGGAGGAAGGAAGCATTTGCGCGGAAGCCCAACTGCTTGCCCAAAACCCCCGGCGCAAAAGGAGGATCATCTTTGCCCTTTTGGATTACCTAAACAACCATGTCTATCTACATGTGGATGGGTTTGTTAGATTTCGGCTTCCGGATTACTGGGAAGAACTAGTGGATTGTGTTGACATTGCCGTGGGCAATTTCCAGGATCGGAAGGAACATGAGGAATTTGTCAGTTTGCTTAGATTCTTCGTTGACGTACAGGAGCCCCGACTTGAGACAGTGCAAATTGTCCGACAAAACCGTGGCTATGTTCTGTTGGACAGCCAACAGCGCCCAGTAGACAACAGTCTTCTATGCGGCTTGTCCTTAGAACCTAACGATTATGGTGCCAGCCCCGAGGACCTGTTGCTTAGTGCATTAGTAACCCTGTCCCCTTCCACCATCGTGCTTCATTCTGATGAAGATCCCATCTTTAGCACCATCGGCGAAGTTTTCTCCCAGAGAATACGTTACTGCACTGGCTGTTCCCTCTGCCTAAAGGACTAAGTTGTACATTTTCCACCGATGCGGTATCATATGGACATGATGAAGCCAAGGTGCGGGGGTGACCGAGTGTATTGGGGTTATGTCATTATGCCTGTGATTGGTGCGGTGATCGGTTGGATTACCAACGTGTTAGCAATTTGTATGCTTTTCCGCCCCTATCGGCCTATACGCATTGGCAGCGTATCACTGCAGGGGTTGTTGCCCCGTCGGCAAAAAGAACTAGCCAAAGTGGTAGGGGAGACTGTTTCCCAACAGTTGCTGCCCCAGGATAAGTTGACTGGCCTTCTCACCGATAGCTCCACTGCGGAGCATCTGTCCAAGACTCTAGCTGTCCACGTACAGAGCCGCTTAGAGGAAAAACTCCCCAAATTTCTGCCCCAGGCTCTACGCAACTATCTGGTTGGTGAGGTTGTCCAAGGGGTGGACAGGGAGTTTCGGTCCATGCTGCCTCAGGTTATGGGCGACGTAAATCGGTTCATTGACGAGGAAGTGAACGTATCCAGGACTATTGAGGAGACCATTGTCCAATTCGACCTCCGAGAGTTGGAGAAATTGACGATTTCTGTCATGGGTACTGAGCTAAGGTATATTGAGTTTTGGGGTGCGGTCTTTGGTGGACTGATCGGACTTGCACAATCTGGAGTGATGTACCTACTCCAGTAGCGGCTAATGGCTATGCCTTCATGGGAGGAGTGAGCAGTATTGAAGTGGTCCTTTTCTATGGTTGGATGCTTGATCGTACTTGTTTTGTGTACCTACGGGACCTTTGCCCAGGAATATTTCCAGCCGCAAATTCTGCCGGCCTACTATACGAAGCGCGCACCGAGCATTGATGGGGAGCTTAAGGAATGGCAACATATTACTCCTGTGTATTTGAGTAGTACAAGTCCTAGCTGGCTCCAGGGCTTTCGAGTATGGGAACCTAAGGTGACGAACGAGGCCATTATTCCAAATCAGTTTAGTAGTGCCCAGTTGTGGTTTATGTGGGATCAGAAGAATCTCTACGTGGCAGCCCGAATCTGGGAAGAGGAAATATCGAAGCATTCCCGGCTGAATATCTACCTAGACCCGTGGGGACGTCGCTCAAACAAGGTTATGCCTGGACAGGTATGTTGTCGTATTGCCTATGCCACTAGTTTGCGGGATGGGGCGGTGATTGAGGATCTTTCCACCCGCAAGACAACGCGACTCTTGGAGGTTGTGACGGTACCGTGGAATGAGGGGTGGATTATTGAGGCTACCATACCGTTGAATGTAGTTCTAGGCTCCCCCTTGCTGCCCGAGCGGGAAATGACCTGTGACATCACTTTAGAGAAGATGAATGAGGTGGGGAGCCGCAAGTCGGCTTTGTCATACTTTGGGGGTATGGAACACTGGCTCAAAAGCTACGCGTGGGGGAGTATGTTGCTTAGCGAATAGTAGATTGGTTGTTGAACGGGACTTTTGCAGCAACGACAGTAATAGAGGCCGCTGATGCTTGTGTAGCAAGTACTTGTCGGTTCTGGTATTACAATGAGTTGTACATATTGAGGGTTTTTTCGTTCCTCTAGAATTTTTGTAAGATCCCCTAGTTTAGGATATTTATGGCTGAGATGAACACCAAGTACTTCTGTGATTGCTTTTTAGTCTGAATTTCCCTCAAGTTTATGGGCCACCTTGTTTTTGATCCTGAATGTTTCTGGATCACTCCGAAAAGCCAACAGAATTTCCCTTTGAGTCTTTGTTGGCGGACCCAGAAGCTGATCTCCCATCCTATAGGATACTTTTCCATCGATTTAACACGGCCTTCACTGTAGGGGCCGGCCTCTTTGTTTGTTTTTGCATAATGCAGATCATATCCGCCCAGAGGATCTGTGTGATAAATCTTCTGAATAATTTTCCGTCCATGGACGTGTCGGTGTGTGTTTGAAGCCGATACAGCTTTAGAGGGTTCTTCATACTTTCATAAGGATTCTCAATCCCATCGCGTCTGAGATAGTGTCTGATAGCCTCTTCTGGAGTATGCTTCGCTACATTTAGTTGGCACAAATACTTAGACCCTCGTTAATTTCCTCATCATTCTTTTCATAGGAAATCAGCTTACCCCGCTGTACTTCTACATTATAGCAGGGTTCTTGCTTCCCCTAGTGGTTTTACCCTGCTGTCTTTCGAGTTCTTCACCTCCTTTTCCAATCTTTTCATAAAGAACGGTTTCGTCTGGGGCCGTTTTTACACTACTGTAGTAAATAAAAATCTGGTAGTCCCTCTTTATTTCCTACTTGGAGATAAAGCCTCTCGATCCATTCCTTTACCTCTACCTCATCACTAGGGATCCGTGTATCTCTCTGACCTAGAACACCTAGTCATCAACTTCTTACTCATACATATGGGAAAGAAATGTGCCCCGGAGGCATTATGCCGCAAGGGCTTCAAGAAGTGTGCCTCCAGTAAGGTGCCAAACTAACGAAAAAACTTGACGAGTAGTCCTCACAACCAATAGTATGATAGTCTTTATTTGGAACGGCTTTATTGGGTTGCTGCAAAACTAGGGAATCAAGCACATTGCATGGCTCAGCAGATTTGGCTGTTGACACCACCGATGCCATTGGATATAATAAGGAG
It includes:
- a CDS encoding alpha-glucosidase/alpha-galactosidase; translated protein: MPKITFLGAGSTVFAKNVLGDCMLTPALAESELALYDIDPQRLDDSYRMLSNLNKNFGERATIVAYKDRKEALAGADYAVNAIQVGGYEPCTVIDFEIPKKYGLRQTIGDTLGIGGIFRALRTIPVMLDFAADMEEVCPDAWFLNYTNPMSMVTGAVQRATKVKTVGLCHSVQVCASGLLNSLGMSTEGIQWKIAGINHQAWLLEITRDGQDLYPEIKERAAQKTTPHWDMVRYEIMKRFGYYVTESSEHNAEYMPYFIKSKYPELIERFNIPLDEYPRRCVNQIKRWETMRQDLVHNKQITHTRTGEYASYIMEAIELDKPYKIGGNVPNTGLITNLPKEACVEVPCLVDASGVTPCYVGDLPPQCAALNRTNINVQLLTIEAALTRKKEHVYQAAMLDPHTSSELSIDDIVSLCDELFEAHRDWLPEYE
- a CDS encoding alpha/beta-type small acid-soluble spore protein, which encodes MALGQETSRNQPVVTGALQALDQFKYEVASELGINPEYQSGYWGNISSRECGAVGGHMVRRMIAAAEQSLMNQAASGQKPRFGLEPDAQGSKISSAHNPAEM
- a CDS encoding DUF445 family protein produces the protein MYWGYVIMPVIGAVIGWITNVLAICMLFRPYRPIRIGSVSLQGLLPRRQKELAKVVGETVSQQLLPQDKLTGLLTDSSTAEHLSKTLAVHVQSRLEEKLPKFLPQALRNYLVGEVVQGVDREFRSMLPQVMGDVNRFIDEEVNVSRTIEETIVQFDLRELEKLTISVMGTELRYIEFWGAVFGGLIGLAQSGVMYLLQ
- a CDS encoding putative sporulation protein YtxC; this translates as MELARVGTSKAISRVQQRLHLFRDVLQGDGISVDIGEQQLGKSVFYCCYLKTNGVAEICRYQLAETIADIITEILQAEYIRRILRCHYTGFDRVEEGSICAEAQLLAQNPRRKRRIIFALLDYLNNHVYLHVDGFVRFRLPDYWEELVDCVDIAVGNFQDRKEHEEFVSLLRFFVDVQEPRLETVQIVRQNRGYVLLDSQQRPVDNSLLCGLSLEPNDYGASPEDLLLSALVTLSPSTIVLHSDEDPIFSTIGEVFSQRIRYCTGCSLCLKD
- the ligD gene encoding non-homologous end-joining DNA ligase — protein: MNIALPLAIKPMLAQPGQPFDSPDYLFEPKWDGIRCIAFVGESTRLQSRNLRDITSLFPELANLREKVKGFFLVLDGEIVTIHKGKVQFSGVQKRIIARNPGLIKQMSSKLPATYVVFDILYHNGRSLLDQPLIQRKCVLAESLPENQYFVISPYILETGIQLHQACQSQSFEGTMAKLQTSPYLPGQRSRYWIKCRATHQVDCVIVGYTNHAESDSITSLLLAVFASPRFRYIGSVGTGFTEQQRIALFTLLSKLKTQGTEIIVPQDLDRTTNWVKPVLVCTVEYLEVTPTGNLRHPVFIRMRTDKEPEECQENQLWAPSK
- a CDS encoding DUF72 domain-containing protein yields the protein MIYIGTSGYSYRDWVGPVYPKGTKNDQMLPFYTRLFPFTELNFTYYRLPEEDMLRRMSSNTPGHFRFAVKAHSSMTHSRDCSTEDLTVFTDALMPLATDGKLAGILLQFPYSFHHTPENRLYLAQLRRRLGSEWPLMVEFRNVHWLEQDVFEFLKEHELGFVCVDQPRIKGLLPALAVATTSIGYVRFHGRNKEHWYKHEQSYQRYDYLYTEQELREWVPKLERLKAHTDTVYVSMNNHYQGKAVQNAKMLQQLLRLT
- a CDS encoding homocitrate synthase; its protein translation is MGSNNKIYIIDVTNRDGVQTSRLGLAKLEKTMLNLYLNEMGIYQSEFGFPVTRHEVNYLNANLRLAEMGVIKPMLLQGWLRAIKEDVDKAFDRTKVRHVNLSMSTSEQMLFGKFQGRKSRQDVIDMMVEAVHTAKQRGALTIGVNAEDASRTDLDYLVEFALAAKEAGACRLRYCDTLGYDNPFTIYERVYYMASKTKMPIEMHCHNDLGMAVACSLAGAKGALDAGVDCYINTTVNGLGERAGNADLVSTILAITKSKDFGDRYKLDERINLCCAWRIAKYASLCFGVPIPINQVAVGANAFAHESGIHVDGALKDRRNYELFDFEELGRGEPEIIETGRQITTGEYSGIKGFRNVYQRLEIEFKDDKEAEMILDLVRYANVHTQKPLTDDELKFIANYPEIAREIMTVLP
- a CDS encoding Ku protein yields the protein MRSLWKGAISFGLVNIPISMYAATEDKSIKFNYLHRECNTPIKYQKTCPRCQREVPAEEIVRGYEYEPGKYVILTEEELDGIPGETTKTIDIIDFVNLAEIDPVYYNKTYYLEPHPGGHKAYALLQIAMTEANRIAIAKLVIRSKQSLAALRVQGKTLILETMFFPDEVRSHEQLAIPNDVSVHPNEVKMAISLISSLSASFDPGKYTDDYREALWRLIKNKAEGQEVYEAPTLEEPEKVVDLLKALEESLKVVQEEQAAVNTRRTL
- the ligD gene encoding non-homologous end-joining DNA ligase; translated protein: MGTKQVTVIDSRRITLTNIEKKLWPQDGLTKAHLIKYYTDVAPYMLPHLQGRPLTLTRYPNGINSKFFYQKQCPAYAPDWIRTYQVASNTGDIDYILAEERACLTWLANQAVIEIHPWLSQIDNPQCPSQVIIDLDPAEGCTFSDVVLVAFLVKELLDQLQLVSHVKTSGATGLHIYVGLALQYSYKVTSSFVAYIGQLLVKTIPDKVTTERLVKNRTGRVYVDHLQNLPGKTIVAPYSVRPRPMAPVSTPILWRELNSIVPNQFTVTTVLPRLIRTGDLFAPLVEERQTIDHIIPLFRHLLA
- a CDS encoding DUF362 domain-containing protein produces the protein MRERYSISTVILVKAKDYERQTITKAMEELFGHLEEQGFSLLDTKTMIKPNLLCAAPPTSAVCTHFSVIHGLVEQLHKRDIFDLSLGDSPGFGNLQRVAEAAGISQVCQETGVKLQRLSPGEEVSVDDGKMVRRVVVARPVVESDQIINVAKLKTHGLMGFTGAVKNLFGCVPGSDKATLHFRLSHRDHFAEMLVDLYLLIKPRLSIIDGIVGMEGQGPRQGNPRPLGVLIAGTDAVAVDAVACAVVGIDPMSIPTIYLADSRGVGQGRLENIRIIGANLDDVQVNDFRKADTQATLRGIPQPVMTLLRKQLTSRPYIIEEKCVGCGICVHCCPADTILLEKTARIVDSQCIRCYCCHELCPQDAVGLVPGFLQRVIGLFR